A stretch of Scheffersomyces stipitis CBS 6054 chromosome 2, complete sequence DNA encodes these proteins:
- a CDS encoding Pre-mRNA splicing factor CEF1 (go_component nucleus~go_funtion DNA binding), with translation MPPLYVKGGVWTNVEDEILKAAVSKYGLNQWSRVASLLTKKSAKQAKARWNEWLNPAIDKTEWTLEEDEKLLNLAKLLPNQWRTIAPIVGRTATHCVERYQKLLDAAANEGEVDEEVNELALAGAGIESMAATGPSVGELNINPESKPAKPDNVDMDDEEREMLSEAKARLANTQGKKAKRKARDRMLEESRRIALLQKRRELKAAGINVSLDSKNKKKRKEFDYNADIPHEHVPQAGLYDTTEEDKKNDYDKVGFNRQIAKDGMSFQEVDDTHKRDKERQSREAARESKKHKMGLESALEVLNENERENLKKRKLELPAPIPSEASYQTSVVVDEDSNVRIKNKARELIARQAIPSTLIVQQEDNKEDLRTSADVSVKREPTQKEKLRATAQLKKATIEFIRSKFRALPRPHSSSGIILPSFDVNEETINLNVENEGIGNNDVDQGERLHNLRILQQIDEEKAKSRRSQAIQRDLPIPNPSKLRTPDLKQVSEIEKLVLAEFSSLIKSDYRKYVDQSFRAPLVEDLEEEILTKVNEEIQKELKDRKVPKVEIKKLELELDSSFETAEQVIMKLHEYRRKCSENEDKLNSKLNMKAYEEEEERLNNDLYEVYSQLYNTSLELTEVEKLLEAEEDAIDRRTKRLNELVGPLAQVEAEARERVRELYLKR, from the exons ATGCCACCACTCTATGTCAAAGGTGGAGTCTGGACCAACGTCGAGGACGAGATCCTCAAGGCTGCGGTGTCCAAATACGGACTCAACCAGTGGTCTCGTGTAGCATCGCtattgacgaagaaactGGCCAAACAAGCCAAAGCTCGATGGAACGAATGGCTAAATCCTGCAATTGATAAAACAGAATGGACCCTCGAAGAGGACGAAAAGctcttgaacttggctAAATTGCTACCCAACCAATGGAGAACTATCGCTCCTATAGTGGGCCGAACCGCTACCCATTGTGTAGAACGATATCAGAAGTTGCTAGATGCTGCAGCCAACGAAGGAGAAGTAGACGAGGAAGTAAACGAGTTGGCACTAGCAGGTGCTGGAATCGAGTCAATGGCAGCGACTGGTCCATCTGTAGGCGAGTTAAATATCAATCCCGAAAGCAAGCCAGCAAAACCAGACAACGTAGATATggacgacgaagaaagagagatGCTTTCAGAAGCCAAAGCCCGGTTAGCCAACACCCAGGGGAAGAAGGCCAAGAGAAAAGCCAGAGATCGaatgttggaagaaagCAGAAGAATCGCATTGCTCCAGAAACGTAGGGAGCTCAAGGCTGCTGGAATAAATGTCAGTCTAGACTCtaagaataagaagaagCGAAAGGAGTTTGACTATAATGCTGATATTCCCCATGAACATGTACCGCAAGCTGGCTTGTATGATACCACCGAGGAAGATAAGAAGAACGACTATGATAAAGTTGGATTCAATAGACAGATAGCAAAAGACGGAATGAGTTTCCAAGAAGTAGACGATACCCACAAAAGAGATAAGGAAAGACAGTCGCGAGAAGCAGCCAGGGAATCGAAGAAACACAAGATGGGGTTAGAGTCTGCACTTGAAGTTCTTAACGAGAATGAACGagagaacttgaagaaaagaaaactcGAACTTCCAGCTCCCATACCCTCCGAAGCTTCTTATCAGACTTCTGTGGTGGTTGACGAAGACTCTA ACGTCAGAATCAAAAACAAGGCTAGAGAATTAATTGCTAGACAAGCTATTCCATCTACCCTTATTGTTCAACAGGAAGacaacaaagaagatttaAGAACTTCTGCAGATGTTTCTGTGAAAAGAGAGCCTAcccagaaagaaaaactTAGAGCTACGGCTCAACTAAAGAAGGCAACCATAGAATTCATACGAAGCAAGTTCCGTGCCTTGCCTAGACCACACTCTTCATCCGGAATTATTCTACCAAGTTTCGATGTAAATGAAGAAACTATCAATTTGaatgttgaaaatgaaggTATAGGCAACAATGACGTAGATCAAGGAGAAAGATTGCACAACTTGCGGATATTACAACAGATTGACGAGGAGAAAGCAAAATCCAGAAGATCGCAAGCAATTCAACGCGATTTACCGATACCAAATCCTAGCAAGTTACGGACTCCGGATTTGAAACAAGTTTCTGAAATCGAAAAATTAGTGCTAGCTGAGTTCTCAAGTTTGATCAAGTCTGATTACAGAAAATATGTGGATCAAAGCTTCCGCGCACCTCTTGTAGAAGACCTCGAAGAGGAGATACTCACCAAAgtgaatgaagaaattcaaaaggaattgaaggataGGAAAGTTCCGAAAGTcgaaatcaagaaattggagtTAGAATTGGACTCTTCCTTTGAAACAGCAGAACAGGTAATCATGAAACTTCACGAGTATCGGAGGAAATGttctgaaaatgaagacaaaCTCAATTCGAAGCTCAATATGAAAGcatatgaagaagaggaagagagACTCAATAACGATCTTTACGAGGTGTACTCGCAGTTGTACAATACTTCGTTGGAATTGACCGAGGtagagaagttgttggaagcAGAGGAGGATGCTATTGATAGACGTaccaagagattgaatGAATTGGTGGGCCCATTGGCACaagttgaagctgaagcaagagaaagagtCCGTGAATTGTATTTGAAGAGATAA